A window of Symphalangus syndactylus isolate Jambi chromosome 24, NHGRI_mSymSyn1-v2.1_pri, whole genome shotgun sequence contains these coding sequences:
- the LOC129474305 gene encoding LOW QUALITY PROTEIN: serine/threonine-protein kinase N2-like (The sequence of the model RefSeq protein was modified relative to this genomic sequence to represent the inferred CDS: inserted 2 bases in 2 codons; substituted 1 base at 1 genomic stop codon): protein MASNPERGXILLTELQGDSRSLPFSENVSAVQKLDFSDTMVQQKLHDIKDWIKREIRKELKIKEGAENLRKVTTDKKSLAXIDNILKKSNKKLEELYHKLQELNAHIVVSDPKDITDYPRTPDTPNSDPRCSTSNNRLKALQKQLDIELKVKQGAENMIQMYSNGSSKDRKLHDAAQQLLQDSKTKIEVIRMQILQAVQTNELAFDNAKPVVSPLERRMEELRHHFRIEFAVAEGAKNVMKLLGSGKVTDRKALSEAQARFNETSQKLDLLKYSLEQRLNELPKNHPKSSIIIEELSLVAASPSPRQSMISTQNQYSTLSKPAALTGTLEVHLMGCQDILKNVPGRSKATSVALPGWSPSETRSSFMSRRSKNDVCAVLKLDNTVVGQTSWKPISNQSWDLKFTLELDRSCELEILVYWRDWRSLCAVKFLRLEDFLDNQWHGMCLYLEPQGTLFAEVTFFNPVIERRPKPQRQKKIFSKQRGKTFLRAPQMNINIATWGRLVRRAIPTVNHSGTFSPQAPVPTMVPVVDVCIPELAPPASDSTVTKLDFDLEPEPXPAPPRASSLGEIDESSELRVLDTPGQDSETAFDIENDRKSILPKSQSEYKPGTPQSGLEYSGIQELEDRRSQQRFQFNLQDFRCCAVLGRGHFGKVLLSEYQHTNEMFAIKALKKGDIVAQDEVDRLMCEKRISETLNSVRHPFLVNLFACFQTKEHVCFVMEYAAGGVLMMHTHTDVFSEPRAIFYAACVVLGLQYLHEHKIVHRDLKLDNLLLDREGFVKIADFGLCKEGMGYGDRTSTFCGNPDFLAPEVLTETSYTRAVDWWGLGVLIYVMLVGECLFPGDDEDEVFDSIANDEVRFLSTKAISIMRRLLRRNPERHLGASEKDAEDVKKHPFFWLIDWSAVIDKKVKPPFIPTIRGQEDVSNFDDKFTSEAPILTPPQEPRILSEEEQEMFRDFDYIADWC from the exons ATGGCATCCAACCCCGAACGGG AGATTCTGCTCACGGAACTGCAGGGGGATTCCCGAAGTCTTCCATTTTCTGAGAATGTGAGTGCTGTTCAAAAATTAGACTTTTCAGATACAATGGTGCAGCAGAAATTGCATGATATCAAGGATTGGattaagagagaaataaggaaagaactgaaaatcaaagaaGGAGCTGAAAATCTGAGGAAAGTCACAACAGATAAAAAAAGTTTGGCTTAAAtagacaacattttgaaaaaatcaaataaaaaattagaagaactaTATCACAAGCTGCAGGAATTAAATGCACATATTGTTGTATCAGATCCAAAAGATATTACAGATTACCCAAGGACTCCAGATACTCCAAATAGTGACCCTCGTTGTTCTACTAGCAACAACAGATTGAAGGCTCTACAAAAACAATTGGatatagaacttaaagtaaaacaagGTGCAGAGAATATGATACAGATGTATTCAAATGGATCTTCAAAGGATCGGAAACTCCATGATGCAGCTCAGCAATTGCTCCAGGACAGCAAGACAAAAATAGAAGTCATACGAATGCAGATTCTTCAGGCAGTCCAGACTAATGAATTGGCTTTTGATAATGCAAAACCTGTGGTAAGTCCTCTTGAACGTCGGATGGAAGAATTAAGGCATCATTTTAGGATAGAATTTGCAGTAGCAGAAGGTGCAAAGAATGTAATGAAATTACTTGGCTCAGGAAAAGTAACAGACAGAAAAGCACTTTCAGAAGCTCAAGCAAGATTTAATGAAACAAGTCAGAAGTTGGACCTTTTAAAGTATTCATTAGAGCAAAGATTAAATGAACTCCCCAAGAATCATCCCAAAAGCAGTATTATTATTGAAGAACTTTCACTTGTTGCTGCATCACCAAGTCCACGTCAAAGTATGATATCTACACAAAATCAATATAGTACACTATCCAAACCAGCAGCATTAACAGGTACTTTGGAAGTGCATCTCATGGGCTGCCAAGATATCCTAAAGAATGTACCTGGACGGTCAAAAGCAACATCAGTTGCACTGCCTGGTTGGAGTCCAAGTGAAACCAGGTCATCTTTCATGAGCAGAAGGAGTAAAAATGATGTCTGTGCTGTTTTGAAGCTCGATAATACTGTGGTTGGCCAAACTAGCTGGAAACCCATTTCCAATCAGTCATGGGACCTGAAGTTTACACTGGAACTGGACAGGTCATGTGAACTGGAAATTTTAGTTTATTGGCGTGATTGGCGGTCTCTGTGTGCTGTAAAATTTCTGAGGTTAGAAGATTTTTTAGACAACCAATGGCATGGCATGTGTCTCTATCTGGAACCACAGGGTACTTTATTTGCAGAGGTTACCTTTTTTAATCCAGTTATTGAAAGAAGACCAAAACctcaaagacaaaagaaaattttttcgAAGCAACGAGGCAAAACATTTCTCAGAGCTCCTCAAATGAATATTAATATTGCCACTTGGGGAAGGCTAGTAAGAAGAGCTATTCCTACAGTAAATCATTCTGGCACCTTCAGCCCTCAAGCTCCTGTGCCTACTATGGTGCCAGTGGTTGATGTATGCATTCCTGAACTAGCACCTCCAGCTAGTGATTCTACAGTAACCAAATTGGACTTTGATCTTGAGCCTGAac ccccagccccaccacgaGCTTCTTCCCTtggagaaatagatgaatctTCTGAATTAAGAGTTTTGGATACACCAGGACAGGATTCAGAGACTGCTTTTGATATTGAGAATGACAGAAAGAGTATACTTCCAAAATCTCAATCTGAATACAAGCCTGGTACTCCTCAGTCAGGCCTAGAATATAGTGGTATTCAAGAACTTGAGGATAGAAGATCTCAGCAAAGGTTTCAGTTTAATCTACAAGATTTCAGGTGTTGTGCTGTCTTGGGAAGAGGACATTTTGGAAAGGTGCTTTTATCTGAATATCAACATACAAATGAGATGTTTGCTATAAAAGCCTTAAAGAAAGGAGATATTGTGGCTCAAGATGAAGTAGACAGACTGATGTGTgaaaaaagaatttctgaaaCTCTGAATAGTGTAAGGCATCCCTTTTTGGTGAACCTTTTTGCATGTTTCCAAACCAAAGAGCATGTTTGCTTTGTAATGGAATATGCTGCCGGTGGGGTCCTAATGATGCACACTCATACTGATGTCTTTTCTGAACCAAGAGCTATATTTTATGCTGCTTGTGTAGTTCTTGGGTTGCAGTATTTACATGAACACAAAATTGTTCATAGAGATTTGAAACTGGATAACTTATTGCTAGATAGAGAGGGCTTTGTGAAAATTGCTGATTTTGGTCTTTGCAAAGAAGGAATGGGATATGGAGATAGAACAAGCACATTTTGTGGCAATCCTGATTTTCTTGCCCCAGAAGTATTAACAGAAACTTCTTATACAAGGGCTGTAGATTGGTGGGGCCTTGGTGTGCTTATATATGTAATGCTTGTTGGTGAGTGTCTCTTTCCTGGTGATGATGAAGACGAAGTTTTTGACAGCATTGCAAATGATGAAGTAAGGTTCTTATCTACAAAAGCCATTTCTATAATGAGAAGGCTGTTAAGAAGAAATCCTGAGCGGCACCTTGGGGCTAGCGAGAAAGATGCAGAGGATGTAAAAAAGCACCCATTTTTCTGGCTAATTGATTGGAGCGCTGTGATAGACAAAAAAGTAAAGCCACCATTTATACCTACCATAAGAGGACAAGAAGATGTTAGTAATTTTGATGATAAATTTACCTCAGAAGCACCTATTCTGACTCCACCTCAAGAACCAAGGATACTTTCGGAAGAGGAGCAGGAAATGTTCAGAGATTTTGACTACATTGCTGATTGGTGTTAA